From one Solanum lycopersicum chromosome 12, SLM_r2.1 genomic stretch:
- the LOC138340238 gene encoding uncharacterized protein, which produces MTPFEELYGRRCRYPVGLFEVGEYVILGPEIVHEAVEKVRVIKDTLATAHSRQKSYATNRKRALEFKVGDQVYLKISPMKGVMRFVFHVQILKKCLGDRASILPVERLGVDEKIFCEEVLVETLDRHVKRLRKKEVPTVKVL; this is translated from the exons ATGACACCTTTTGAAGAACTATATGGAAGAAGATGTAGGTATCCAGTTGGGTTGTTTGAGGTAGGAGAATATGTCATCCTTGGCCCTGAGATCGTACATGAAGCTGTGGAGAAGGTGAGAGTGATCAAGGATACATTGGCAACTGCTCACAGTCGTCAAAAATCCTATGCAACCAATAGAAAGAGAGCTCTGGAATTTAAGGTGGGTGATCAAGTctacttgaagatatcacccatgaaaggcgTGATGAGATTCG TGTTTCACGTTCAAATTCTTAAGAAGTGTTTAGGCGATCGGGCATCCATCCTTCCTGTTGAGAGGTTAGGAGTTGATGAGAAAATTTTTTGTGAAGAGGTTCTAGTTGAAACATTAGATCGCCATGTGAAAAGGCTGAGGAAGAAGGAGGTTCCCACTGTGAAGGTGTTATGA